The sequence below is a genomic window from Rhizobium sp. NXC14.
CGTCGGCCCCGCCATTTCGGGCGAACTGACGACGATGGCGACGCTCGGTGTCGCAGCCGCACTCGCGGCGATCCTGATCTACATCTGGATCCGCTTCGAATGGCAGTTCGCCGTCGGCGCCATTATTGCCACGCTGCACGACGTCATCATTATGCTCGGTCTCTTCGTGCTGACCGGCATCGAGTTCAACCTGACGAGCATCGCCGCCGTGCTGACCATCGTCGGTTACTCCCTGAACGACACGGTCGTCGTCTATGACCGGATGCGCGAGAATCTCGTACGATACAGGAAGATGCCGCTGCCGATCCTGATCGATGCCTCGATCAACCAGACATTGTCGCGCACTGTCCTGACGGCGGCGACGACACTGCTTGCGCTGCTCGCGCTCTATCTGTTCGGCGGCGACGTCATTCGTTCCTTTTCCTTTGCGATGCTCTTCGGAGTCGCGCTCGGCACTTTCTCTTCGATCTATATCGCGGCTCCCGTGTTGATCGTCTTCCGGCTGCGGCCGGAGGTTCCCGACGGCGAAGAGAGCAACAAGACGGATGCTGGTGTAAAATCCGGCACGGTGGTTTGAAAACATGGCAAAAGGCATAGAAATCCGCGCGGCGCATTTTCCTGGCCGGGCTCCGATCGACACCTACGGCAATGGCGGTTTCCGTTTTGCCGATATGTCGCATCGCGGCTCGATCCTTTGCCTGCCCTCCGGCATTTACGGCTGGGACATGGACGTATCGAAGCCGCTGACGCCTGAAAACTTCCGCCGTGTGCTTGATGAGGCCGCCGATATCGAGGTTCTGCTCGTCGGCACTGGAGCCGAGCTTCACCGTCTGCCCGACGAATTGAAACAGGTGCTGAAGGCGCGCGGCATTTCTTCCGATCCGATGAGCACGGGTGCCGCGGTCCGCACCTTCAACATCATGCTGTCGGAGCAGCGCGCCGTCGCAGCGGCATTGATTGCGGTCTGACGATGGCTGATGCGAAACTAGCGACGAACCAGGACATCTGCCTGGCGATGCTGCGCGACAACGATCGCGACCGTTATCTCGCCTGTCTCCTGTCGCCGCAGGAGAAGCGCGGCGCGCTGGCGGCCCTTTACGCGTTCAATGCGGAGCTTGCCCGCATCCGGGATCTGGTGCACGAGCCGCTGCCTGGCGAAGTGCGCATGCAATACTGGCGCGACCTGCTGGAAGGCAGCGCGCATGGCTCGACGGCAGCCAATCCCGTCGCCGCGGCACTTCTGACGGCGATCGAAACCCATCGCCTGCCGCGCAAGACGCTGGTCGACATGATCGACGCCCGCACTTTCGACCTTTATGACGATCCGATGGAGACGCGGGTCTCGCTCGAAGGTTATGCCGGCGAAACGGCCTCCGCGCTAATCCAGCTCGCAAGCCTCGTGCTTTCGCCGGAGGAGGCACCGCGATCGGCAGATGCCGCCGGCCATGCCGGCGTCGCACAGGCGATTGCCGGGCTGTTGCTGCTGATGCCGCTGCATCGCCGCCGCGGCCAGCTCTATATTCCGCTGCAGATCCTTTCCGCCACCGGGCTCGACCGCGACGCCTTCCTCGCCGGCGAAGACCGATTGCGCATCTCCGCCGCCATCGAGGCCTTCGCCGGGCTGGGCCTTGAGCATCTGGCAAAGGCGAGAGGGGCAGGATCGATTGCGTCAGCCGTGTTCCCTGCTTTCCTTCCCGCGACTTTGGCCGAACCGGTGCTCCTCAAGGCGCAGAGGCAGGGTTCTCTCCTGTTCGACCGGCCGCTGCAGCCGCCGCAATGGCGCCGCCAGCTCAGAATGGCGCTGTCAGCGGGCCGTCGGAAAATCTGATATCGTTCAAATTCGCGCAAGTCTCGCGCGCTATAACGCCTTCACCACTATGCTTTGAACGGAGACTCGGCGTGGGCATTATCGTCTGGTGCGTCCTTTTCGCCATCGTCATCTTCTTTGCTTTCGCAGCCACACGCATGGCTGCGCAAAACAAGGAAGACAGTTTGCACGACACGGGTCTGGCCATCATCGAGTTCGGCCGCGCCTTTCCCAACGAGGCGATCCGCCAGCTGCAGGCGACGGAAAACGGGCAGGCGATTTTCGTGCGCCTGCACGACAACAAGGCCGGCCTCATGCGCAACATGGCACGCCATTTCTCCTGCCATCTGATTGAGCCCGGCCGTGTGCGTGCCGTGAGCACGGAGACGGGCAGGGGGTTGGCGATCGAATTTTTCGATGCCCCCAGCCACAACGGCAAATTCGAGTTCGCCTCGCCGAGGGAGGCTTCCGAAGTGGCGCTCTGGCTGCTCGGCAATTACATCGCCGAGCCAGATAAGGATCTGCCATCCGACAGTATTTCCGCGGCCAACAAGCAGTAGAACAGCTGCTTAGGCACTTTCGGCAAAGGTCGGCGTCTGGCCGAGCCAGGCGGCGCAGTCGGCAAGCGCGCGACGTGCGATCAACTGCCGTTTCATGATCGTTTTGTCCTTGCCGCGAAAGCGCTTGACGCCCTCGGGCTTGACGATCGAGCCCGGCTCGAGTTCGGGAAACAGCCCGAAATTGATATTCATCGGCTGGAACGATCGCTTGCCCGGCTCCTCGTCGGTGACGATATGCCCGCCGGTGATATGACCGAGCAGCGAACCAAGTGCCGTCGTCGCTGGCGGTAGCGAGATTGCCTCACCCTTGCGTTCGGCGGCGGCGAAACGCCCGGCCATCAGCCCGACGCTGGCGCTTTCCACATACCCCTCGCAGCCGGTGATCTGGCCGGCAAAACGCAGGCCCGGTCGTGATTTCAGCGTCAGCGACGGATCGAGCAGGGTGGGGGAATTGATGTAGGTATTG
It includes:
- a CDS encoding phytoene/squalene synthase family protein, producing the protein MADAKLATNQDICLAMLRDNDRDRYLACLLSPQEKRGALAALYAFNAELARIRDLVHEPLPGEVRMQYWRDLLEGSAHGSTAANPVAAALLTAIETHRLPRKTLVDMIDARTFDLYDDPMETRVSLEGYAGETASALIQLASLVLSPEEAPRSADAAGHAGVAQAIAGLLLLMPLHRRRGQLYIPLQILSATGLDRDAFLAGEDRLRISAAIEAFAGLGLEHLAKARGAGSIASAVFPAFLPATLAEPVLLKAQRQGSLLFDRPLQPPQWRRQLRMALSAGRRKI
- a CDS encoding Mth938-like domain-containing protein → MAKGIEIRAAHFPGRAPIDTYGNGGFRFADMSHRGSILCLPSGIYGWDMDVSKPLTPENFRRVLDEAADIEVLLVGTGAELHRLPDELKQVLKARGISSDPMSTGAAVRTFNIMLSEQRAVAAALIAV